The genomic DNA CGGCCACCACCTCGAGATCGAGTCCGGCCCCGACCGCAACCAGGCTGCTGGTGATGGCCGTGTCGGTGCTGTCGGTTCCCAGTCCCGCGATCAGGGAACGGTCGATCTTGATTTGGCTCACCGGTAGCGGACGCAGGTAGCTGAAACCGGAGTGGCCCGTGCCGAAGTCGTCGACAGCGATCCGAATGCCCAGGTCGGCCAACTCCACCAGTTCCGACACGATGTCGGGATCGGCGCTGATGAGGTCGGGTTCCGAGATCTCCACGACCAGACGGTCGGGCCTCGTCCCGTGTTCGTGGAGGGCCTGCTTGACCAGATCAGGAAGAGTGCCGACGCCGAGTTGGCGCACAGAGATGTTGACGGCAATCCGTGGTTCGGGCCGGCGCCCCCCGACCGGCCAACTCGCAGCCACGCGGCATGCCCGATCCACCACCCAAGCACCCATCTGGGTCATCAGGCCGCGCCGCTCGGTCGCCGCAATGAACTCGTCGGGCAGGATGCGGCCGGCCTCTGGGTGTTCCCACCTGATCAGCGCTTCGACCGCCACAATCCGCTCCGATGTCAGATCGACGATCGGCTGGAAATGCAGTTCGAACTGATCGGCCCCGATCGCGTTGCGGAGTTCGTCCTCCCGGCGCATGATCCCGACGGCCACCTTGTGCATGTCGTCCGTGCTCAGCGCCCACTGTCCGCCACCAGATCGCTTCGCTTGGCTCAGGGCGCTGCCCGCGTCACGGAGCAGATCATCCGGCGTGCTGTTCGGGGTGCTGAGGGTGACTCCGATGCTCGCACCGGGGTTCACCGTCGCGCCGAGCAGATCGAAGTCCCGCGCGAGTGCCGTCGCAAGTCGGCGGGCGATCATGCCGGCCTGCTCCTCGGTGCCGACCTCTGGACACAGCGCCACGAACTCGTCGGCGCCCAGACGAGCGATGGTGTCCGCCTCACGCAGCACCTCTCGTAGCCGCTGTCCGACCGCGGTGAGGAGAGCATCTCCGACGTCGTGCCCGAGATCGTCGTTGACCGCGGCGAAGTTGTCGAGGTCCACCATCAGCACAACGACCGAACGCCCCGAGCGTTTGCTGCGGAGCAGGTCCT from Candidatus Nanopelagicales bacterium includes the following:
- a CDS encoding bifunctional diguanylate cyclase/phosphodiesterase; the protein is MTDDPGEPPVDAGAAGEVAPRREDVAPREDVAPREDIAPREDVAPREDALLEDEAFATDAALLEDVLLEDVLLEDVLLEDVLLVVRAQRDEAGIIRDFRCEQATGTGGRLLGVSAGDLGGQSLLAAAPAEWQAVDICRAVVASGVPVVFEIPPVVGRDPFLATASKYRDGCIITGRAVPGADLYDSLTGLPTRALLMDRISQDLLRSKRSGRSVVVLMVDLDNFAAVNDDLGHDVGDALLTAVGQRLREVLREADTIARLGADEFVALCPEVGTEEQAGMIARRLATALARDFDLLGATVNPGASIGVTLSTPNSTPDDLLRDAGSALSQAKRSGGGQWALSTDDMHKVAVGIMRREDELRNAIGADQFELHFQPIVDLTSERIVAVEALIRWEHPEAGRILPDEFIAATERRGLMTQMGAWVVDRACRVAASWPVGGRRPEPRIAVNISVRQLGVGTLPDLVKQALHEHGTRPDRLVVEISEPDLISADPDIVSELVELADLGIRIAVDDFGTGHSGFSYLRPLPVSQIKIDRSLIAGLGTDSTDTAITSSLVAVGAGLDLEVVAEGVERPEQLELLRTMGCPFAQGWLWQAATTADAIERLLLRDEPLTRTQ